One region of Quercus lobata isolate SW786 chromosome 2, ValleyOak3.0 Primary Assembly, whole genome shotgun sequence genomic DNA includes:
- the LOC115978098 gene encoding F-box protein At4g00893-like: MKWNFWKDSSKDTSMMVNRHKHLSGCEGNSRELRSWSNLPVDVFNIIGRQLDFIKRVCKNSRKIQAVGPIFETLPVPWLMEHSWGFDGNVYSLCSFHLPIENQSHVTYNKIEGKELNDAVICASKFGWLLLQKSTLSFFYNPYTKTIIKLPDLDINFNRSTFSSVPTSPDCVCFAIQSSKNSSKMWLSTCQPGDRKWSTTVKFAGPKRAVEDVVYSNGTFYCVFTGGALGAFCVAHRNWSLLTGVDLIPAVLYDSRAHMVESNGQLWIVYRSGFKCFEVFNFDWSKRNWDKTYTLGCKAFFLSCTSFSVSAEGETSGFAERIYYHCDTYSSYYSLKTKQSHRCTFYPWVTKRGPERVWIQPPEI, encoded by the coding sequence ATGAAGTGGAATTTTTGGAAGGATAGTTCAAAAGATACATCAATGATGGTGAATAGACACAAGCACTTAAGTGGTTGTGAGGGAAACAGCCGAGAATTGAGATCATGGTCCAATCTTCCGGTTGatgtttttaatataattgGCAGACAACTTGATTTTATTAAACGGGTTTGTAAGAATTCGCGAAAAATTCAGGCTGTTGGTCCAATTTTTGAGACCCTTCCAGTTCCATGGCTAATGGAACACAGTTGGGGTTTTGATGGAAATGTCTACAGTTTATGTAGCTTTCACCTCCCAATTGAAAACCAAAGTCACGTCACTTACAACAAGATTGAGGGGAAAGAGTTGAATGATGCAGTCATATGTGCTTCAAAGTTTGGTTGGTTGCTTTTACAGAAATCTACATTGTCATTCTTCTACAATCCTTATACAAAGACTATAATCAAATTACCTGATCTTGACATCAACTTCAATCGAAGTACATTTTCCTCGGTCCCAACTTCTCCTGATTGTGTTTGCTTTGCAATACAAAGTTCCAAAAACAGTAGCAAAATGTGGCTAAGCACATGTCAACCTGGTGACCGCAAATGGAGCACCACAGTCAAGTTTGCTGGTCCTAAAAGGGCAGTTGAGGATGTGGTTTACAGTAATGGAACTTTTTACTGTGTTTTTACAGGAGGAGCATTGGGGGCCTTTTGTGTTGCACACCGTAATTGGAGTTTGCTCACGGGTGTGGATTTGATTCCTGCGGTATTGTATGACTCAAGGGCTCATATGGTAGAGTCTAATGGGCAGCTCTGGATAGTGTATCGTTCTGGTTTTAAGTGTTTcgaagtttttaattttgattggtcaaAAAGGAATTGGGATAAGACGTATACATTGGGATGTAAAGCATTTTTTCTCAGTTGTACCtcgttttcagtttcagcagaAGGAGAAACTTCAGGTTTTGCAGAGAGGATTTATTATCATTGTGATACTTACAGTTCCTATTACTCGTTGAAGACTAAGCAGAGTCACCGATGTACGTTTTATCCATGGGTTACTAAACGCGGGCCTGAAAGAGTTTGGATTCAACCTCCTGAGATATAG